From Oscillatoria sp. FACHB-1407, a single genomic window includes:
- the serA gene encoding phosphoglycerate dehydrogenase produces the protein MSKVLVSDPIDQVGIDILSQVAQVDVKTNLTNEQLVQIIPEYDALMIRSGTRVTKEVIDAGTQLKIIGRAGVGVDNVDVPSATRRGILVVNSPEGNTVAAAEHAVAMMLSMSRYIPDANQSVKSGQWDRKSFTGVEVYKKTLGIVGLGKIGAHVATIARAMGMRLLAYDPFLSNERAEQLGCQLVELDFLFRESDYITLHLPKTAETLHLLNADAFAKMKPTARIINCARGGIIDEDALAEALKSGKIAGAALDVYETEPLGESNLRSLGKEIVLTPHLGASTEEAQVNVAIDVAEQIRDVLLGLPARSAVNIPGLRPDLLEKLRPYLQLAETLGNLVSQLAGGRVESLNIRLQGELATNESQPVVVAALKGLLSHALQERVNYVNASIEAKERGIRVVETRDATVRDYTGSLRLSAKGPLGDHSVTGALLGDGEIRVTNINDFPINVPPSRFMLFTLHRDMPGIIGKIGSMLGSYNVNIASMQVGRKIVRGDAVMVLSLDDPLPEGILAEITKMPGIRDAYTVTLSA, from the coding sequence AAGTTGATGTAAAAACCAACTTGACGAATGAGCAACTGGTGCAAATCATTCCAGAATACGACGCACTCATGATTCGTTCTGGAACTCGCGTCACCAAAGAGGTGATTGATGCAGGAACACAATTAAAAATCATCGGTCGAGCCGGAGTGGGAGTTGATAACGTAGACGTTCCATCAGCAACTCGCCGTGGCATTTTGGTGGTCAACTCGCCCGAAGGAAACACCGTCGCCGCCGCAGAACATGCCGTCGCGATGATGTTGTCTATGTCGCGCTACATTCCCGATGCCAACCAATCCGTGAAAAGCGGTCAGTGGGATCGCAAAAGCTTTACGGGTGTTGAAGTTTATAAGAAAACACTGGGGATCGTGGGTTTGGGCAAAATTGGTGCTCATGTTGCCACGATCGCTCGTGCCATGGGGATGCGTTTGTTGGCATACGATCCCTTCCTCTCAAACGAGCGGGCTGAACAGTTGGGCTGTCAACTGGTCGAGTTAGATTTTCTGTTCCGTGAATCGGACTACATCACCCTGCACCTTCCAAAAACGGCTGAGACGCTTCACCTGCTCAATGCCGATGCCTTCGCCAAAATGAAGCCCACCGCTCGCATCATCAACTGTGCCCGTGGTGGCATCATCGACGAAGATGCACTGGCAGAAGCCCTGAAATCCGGCAAAATTGCAGGTGCTGCCCTGGATGTCTATGAGACAGAACCTCTGGGCGAATCGAATTTGCGATCGCTTGGTAAGGAAATCGTTCTGACTCCCCACTTAGGCGCATCCACCGAAGAGGCACAGGTCAACGTGGCGATCGATGTCGCAGAACAGATTCGTGACGTTTTATTGGGGTTGCCTGCCCGTTCGGCGGTCAACATTCCTGGGCTGCGTCCCGACCTTCTGGAAAAATTGCGCCCCTATCTGCAACTGGCAGAAACCCTGGGTAATCTGGTTAGCCAGCTAGCTGGTGGAAGAGTCGAGTCGTTAAACATTCGTCTGCAAGGGGAGTTAGCCACCAACGAAAGTCAACCTGTTGTCGTTGCGGCTCTTAAAGGATTGCTCTCCCATGCGTTGCAGGAACGGGTGAACTATGTCAACGCCAGCATTGAGGCAAAGGAACGGGGCATTCGTGTGGTTGAAACCCGTGACGCAACCGTTCGTGACTACACTGGATCGTTGCGCTTGTCAGCAAAGGGACCTCTGGGCGATCACTCCGTTACAGGAGCATTGTTGGGGGATGGCGAAATTCGGGTAACCAACATCAACGATTTCCCCATCAACGTTCCACCCAGTCGCTTCATGTTGTTTACCCTACACCGTGATATGCCGGGGATCATCGGCAAAATCGGTTCCATGCTGGGTAGCTACAACGTCAATATCGCCAGTATGCAAGTCGGACGCAAGATCGTTCGAGGCGATGCCGTGATGGTGTTGAGTTTGGATGATCCCCTGCCAGAAGGCATTTTGGCAGAGATCACCAAGATGCCGGGGATTCGAGATGCTTATACTGTAACGCTCTCCGCTTAA